The genomic interval AAGGGGCTTTGGCGGCTGAGCTCTTGTCGTACAGTTTGACCCTGATGGCGGCGTGAGGACAGACGAAAGAGCATGTAGCGCACTGCAGGCAGGAGGAAGGGTCCCAGATGGGGATGTCGACAGCGATATTTCTTTTTTCGTATTTGGTCGTTCCGCAGGGAAATGTTCCGTCGCAAGGCATTGCGCTGACCGGTACTTCATCACCTTTCATCTCGAATATTTTCATCGCTACTTTTTTAACATACTCCGGAGCTTCTTCAGGTATGTTGAAAGTCCTTTTTCTTGAAGAAGTGACTTTTCCGGGAATCTGGACTTCGAATATATTCTCTATAGCTGATTTGATCGCGCTGATATTCATTTCGACCACTTTTTCGCCTTTTGATCCGTAAGTTTTTTTTACGGTTTCTTCGATCGCGGCGATGAATTTTTCTCTCGGCAGAATCTTTGATATTTCGAAAAAAGCGGTCTGCATTATAGTGTTTATTCTTGTTCCGAGTCCGATTCTTTCTGCGAGGGAAATAGCGTCGATTGCATAAACCTTCAGATTTTTCTTTATTATGTCGGATTGCAGTTCTGAAGGGAGGGAATTCCAGACGTTGTCTTTATCGTAAGGAGTGTTGAGCAGCAAGACGCCACCTTTTTTTATGCCCTGGGTGATGTCGTATTTGTCGAGAAATGAGGGATTGTGAACCGCAACGAAAGAAGGATTGTGAACCAGGTAATGGCTCAAAATCGGTTTTGGGCCGAATCTCAGATGACTCACGGTGACGGCCCCGGATTTTTTTGAGTCGTAAACGAAAAATCCCTGGGCGAAAAATGACGTGTTTTCTCCGATTATTTTTATGCTGTTTTTGTTGGCTCCGACCGTACCGTCCGATCCTAGGCCGTAAAATTTGCCTTCGAAACCTTCATGTTCTATGGAAAAGTCGTGGTTGTAAAGCAAAGAGGTATTGGTCACGTCGTCTACTATTCCGACAGTGAAATGGTTTTTAGGTTTTGGTTCGGCAAGATTCTGAAAGATGCCCTTTACCATTGCTGGAGTGAATTCCTTGGAGCTTAAACCGTATCTTCCTCCGTATATTTTCGGTTTTGAAAATTTCATTTCACCGCTTTCAGAAAGCTCGCAAATCGCCGCCGAAACATCTGTGAAAAGCGGTTCGCCGACTGATCCGGGCTCTTTTGTCCTGTCGAGTACGGCTATGGATTTCACAGTGATGGGAAGAACGGATAAAAGAATCTTTTTGTCAAAAGGTCTGTATAGTCTGACTTTTATCAGACCGACTCTTTCTTTTCTGTCTGAAAGATATTTGACGGTTTCTTCGGCGACATCCGCTCCGGATCCGGATATTACCAAAAGCCTTTCGGCTTCAGGATGGCCTATGTATTCAAACAGTTTGTACTGTCTCCCTGTGAGTTTGAAAAACTTGTCCATCGTATCCTGAACTATTGAAGGGATTTTCGTGTAAAAGTGATTGACTGTTTCTCTTCCCTGAAAATAAACGTCCGGATTTTGCGAAGTGCCTTTTATGAAAGGTTTTTCGGGATTGAGAGCGTTTTTTCTGAAAGCGTCGACGTCTTTTTCGTCTATCATTTCTCTTATTACGGAAAAAGGGACTTCATCGACATTCTGGATCTCGTGAGAAGTTCTGAATCCGTCAAATATGTGAAGAAAAGGGACTCTGGATTTCAGCGAAGCTGATTGAGCAATTAGTGCCATGTCCATTGATTCCTGAGGGTTTGCAGAGAAAAGAAAAGCGTATCCCGAAGAACGGACCGCCATTACGTCGCTGTGATCGCCGAAAATCGAAAGCGCCTGACAGGAAACCGATCTCGCGGCTATGTGAAACACTGTCGGTAAAAGTTCTCCGGCAATTTTGAGCATGTTCGGGAACATGAGCAAAAGACCCTGCGAAGCCGTAAAAGTTGTCGTCAAGGCTCCGGCTGAAAGAGAACCGTGAATTGTGCCCGCTGCGCCTCCTTCGGACTGAAGTTCCGACACAACGGGAATATTTCCCCAAATATTTGTTTTCTTCTGAGCCGACCATTCGTCTGCAAGTTCACCCATGGTGGAAGAAGGAGTTATGGGATATATTGCTATAACTTCATTGGTAGCGTGAGCGATATACGCCGCGGCAGTGTTGCCGTCCATCATTACACTTTTTTTGTCCGACATTGTTCCTCCGGAATGTAAATGTATTGAAAAGCAAATTATTACAATTTTATTTATTTTAACACGAAAGAGAAATTATTCAATCGCATTAATTTTCATTTCACAGGCTTCAAGGCCAAAAATATCAAACTTGCCAATGAAAAGCATATCTGCTATAAAACCAAAGTCTGATAAATATTTTTCAAGAGATGGAGAAAATGAGGTATATAGCAATTTTTTTATTTTCCGCGTTTACAGTTAACGCGGGTTCAAGTCCTTTTTCGGATGTAGATCTCAGTGTGAAGAGTTATTACGGCATAATCGGGATCGGATATTCGAGATCGTATTATCAAGATGATTTTAAAACCGGCATTGACAATGAAAAATCTTTGCTAGGCTTGAACAATTACGGCCTTTCCGGTAAGGCAGGTATTTACATTCCATGGCTGAACAGGAACACTACAATCGGTTTAATGGCGAATATTTCATACGACAGGTATTATGAAAGCAGAGCATTCGGAAACGGAGCCAAGTCTGAGGTGCTGTCAGGGACTTTCGGAATTGATTTGGCTGTTTATCCTCTTTCCGCTGCCGGCAAAGGTCCTTATTTGCATGTATTGAACGGATTTTCGAAAATAAAATACAACACGGATTTCGGATACGATGGTTTTTCACCTTACGGATACGGATTGACTGTTGGAACTGGAATCGGAATTCCCTGGAGCGTATCTTATCCCGAACACTTGAATTTATCCATAGATTTTGATTACAGAAAAGCCGGAGACAAGAGTCTGAAAACATTGAATTTCTATGTCAGCGTAGGCGGTTTTTTTTAACAGAGGACAAGATTAATATTTTTCCGTTTTGTACCGAAGCTTTCTTTTTTCTGCGCCGTGCGCGGTTTGACTGAAAACGTTTCCCAGGGTTCCTTGTTTTGACTTTCCGTATGCGAAGTAATAATATGGGTTTATTTAAAATCGGGAGTTTTAATGCCGAGAAAGAAACAAACAGAAAAGAAAATAATAGCAGAGCAAAAACCCGCGGAAGCAGAGATAAAAGTCTCGGATTTTATAAAAAGCGGTAAAAAAATCCTTCTCATCACGGGAGAAGAGGGGTCTGGAAAGTCTTTTCTGTTGGACCGATTTTTCAAAGAAAGCAACTGCGCCGGCACAAGTGAAAAAGTTTTCAGATACGATATCGACAACCTGCGTAAATTATCCAATCCTTTGGATTTTTTGGAATTTTTTGCCGACAGCCTTGATTCAGCTTTTGAACTGAAAGGTTTTGACCGAGGAAACACAATATACGAAAAAACGCAGAAGATACAGGACCGCTTCAACGCGATTAACAGCTTTCATAATCCTGAAAGAATTCTGCTCGTTATAGACGGTGCGGAAAAGTATTCTGAAATAACAAAATTCATTCCCTGTCCCTGCGACTGGTTCAGATTCATCATATCTTCGAGGAAAAACGAACTGCTGAAATTCTGGGCCTGCAAATGGAGTGAAAATGATTTCCTGGAAATAGACTTGGGAAAAGGCGATTGTTCGCAGATTCTTGAAAAAATGGATCCTGAAACGAAAAATTTTATAAAAAACAGCATCTCGAAAGCAGAAGAGATTTCGCCGTCGGATATGATCATCGCTTGTGCCGCTTTTGAGATGTCGGGAGACAGCCAAAAATCATTTGACGCAGAATCATACTGCATGAAGATATGCGAACATCTGCGCTTGAAAGAGGCGGAGACTGTAGAGGCGAAGGTAATTTTGTCTCTTTCCGCCTGTGGATTCCCCGTGAGGGGAAAAGATCTTTCTGCTTTGACCGGGATAGCGGTAAATACGGCATTAAAAAAGCCGAAAGGTTTGGGCAGGCTCATAAAAACAGGTCTTGACAAAAAAGGGGAATTGCTCGTTGAAATCGCAAACCGAAAGTTCTCCGAGTTCGTCAGAGTGGAATTCTCCTGTCAAATTGGAAAAATTGAATCGAAAATCGTCGGTTTTTTGTCTGAAAAAGCCAAGCCGATAGATTTGGATTTTCGCGAGTTCTGCTTAAAATTCAGAGCGTGCACTATATCAAATGATTTTGTAACGGGGAAAGGATTCGAACTTGAAACGCTGAAAGCGTTTGCATGGGACATGTATTATGAAACTTCAGACTTATCGATACCTCTTGGATTGATATCAAAAGCCGTTGAATACAATCTCGGCAAGAACCCCAGAAATGAACTCTGTGAAAGCAATTTGGTGTCTCTGTTCCTGTATTCCGAGGAGCTTTTCAATTCCAAAAACACGGAAAAAGAAAACGAGTCATCTGTTTTTACTCAATTTCTGAAAGAAGGAGTGAGTGAAGTACAAACAGCTCTTTCAAAAATGTCTAAATTGGACGATTTGGCCTATTACAGCTATACGGTCCTGCTGACCCTGTCGCTGGTTCTTGCGCGAGGAAAGAGAAAAGAAAATACCGATGTGACATTGGGATCATTGTTCGAGGATGTTTTCATCAGACTGTCGGAAGGCACCGGAGACTGGAGATTCTATTTTTCAGATAAATTCATGGCTTACTGGGCTTCATTCATACTTCTGGTCCATTCTTCAGATGACGTGTGGAAATTTTTGACAATAGGAGCGATTGATAAAAATGAAAAAGACAGGATCGCCCTTCGAGTAATTGACGAGATGATTTCCTCAAAAGACGCAGAAGGAGCTCTCGTCTTGACGAAGAAAATAAACGACTCTGAAGAGAAAGCACAGAAATATTCCGAGATAGCTCTGATTCTGGCGAATTCGGAAGACCCTTCCAAAGCGCTCAGGATTTTGATGTCGACAGGTGATATAAAAAGCAGAGCTTCAATTCTTTCTCTGGTTTCCAAAAAAATAGCTTCTGTAGGTCAAATTGACGAAGCCATATCCATAGCAGAAAGTATTGACGATAAGGACGAAAAATATTCGGCGATGTCATTCGCCGCGGTTTCTTACGCGGAAAAAATGAAAGATTCCCGGGAAGACAACTCGGTTTTGAACAAGGCTCTGCGGATAAGCGAAAAAATTGAAGACGTCTATCTTAAAAACAAGACAATTGCGGATATTGCGATAAAGGTTTCGTCGGCCAGGCTTGAAGAAGGACTTTCCATTCTAGATAGAATTGCATCGGATGATCACGAAATGAGATCGTTCGCACTTTCCGAAATTTCAAAAGAACTGTCGGAAAAAAACATGAATGATAAAGCAGAGGATGTCGCCAACATCATGCCTGACAACATATACAAATCCAGCGCTTTGGCTTTTCTTGCAAAAAGGCTTTATCAAAAAGGTTCGAAGGAAAAAGCGTACGAAATCGCCGACAAAATTCCTTTTTTCAGTTACAAATTTCAGACGCTTTTTCAAATGTCCAAGGATTCAAGCAAGACGGAAGACAAATATGACGCAATCCCTCCTCCGCCCGAAGATGAGGAGGCGGAAAAAAGGGAAGCAGGTGAAAAATTTAAAGAAGCTCTGATTAAAGGAGACGTAAAAACCGCATTGGAAATACTTGATTGCCTGATCGAGCAAATTGAAAAAATCGGTCTTCTGCTTAAAACTGTCCGTTCCGGAGAAGAACTCAGTGATTCGCGAAAAAGAGCCGTTTTTTATGATTCTGTGATTGAAGCTCTCAAGAAGATGAATCTCGATCCGAGTGCGCACATGAGGGTGATGTCACTGATCGCCTGCGGCATGGCTAAAACAGGTGATGTAGAAAAAGCTTTGGTCCGGATGGCGGGCGACCTCGTCAAGAAAAGTTTTTCAGAGGAAACTTTTGCGACAGCGGAATTGCTGAATGATATATCAGGCCATCTTGTCAAGTCGATGAATCAGACGATGACGTATCAATACATAGAAAAACCCGACGAATTCAACGACAAAGCGAGACTTCTCGGATCTATAGTAAAAATGTTCATAGAAAATTCTGACATCGGCTCCGCGATCGCCATATCGGAAAGTATATCCGAGCCTTACGAAAAAAGCCGGATGAGAACCGAAATAGCTCTGCATTTTATCCTCACCGGAGAAAAAGACAAAGCCCTCGATATAGTAAGAAAAATTGAAAATGACATAGAAAGGGATGAATCTCTTTCAAAGCTGTCTGAAAAAACAGCGCTTTTGGCAGGACCCGAAGAGGCGCAGGGAATTCTCAATGAAATTTCCCAGGACTGGCTGAGAAAAGAGACGATATCTCAAATCGTCATGAAATTCGCCGAGAGGAAAGATTATCAGACTGCTCTGTTTTATGCCGGAAAAACCGGAGACACAGCATGCGTATCTGTTCTTTACGCAAAAATAGCATGTTCTGCATACAAGGAAAAAAGCAGAGCTGAGTTTGAAAATATTTTTTTGTCCGCCGTAAACATGACTCGACAGATATCCTGCGAAAAACATAAATCGAGAGCGCTTTCGGAGATAGCGGCGTGTCTTCTCAAAGTTGACCTTGTGGACAAAGCAATCGAAGTCTCTGAACTGATAACTGATCCGTTCGAAAAGTTCCAGGCGGTTTTGTTTCTCGAAGACTGGATGTTTGAAAACGGATACCGAAAGAAAGCGCTGGAATTGTCGGATCACGTTTACGGGATTCTGAAACTCATTGAAAATCACGACGAAAGATCCGAAGCATACGCCGAGTTTGTCAGAAACCTGATTAATAACAGAGACGCCGGTAAAGCCGAGGCAATTGCGGAAGAGATATCCGACAGCGACAGAAAGGCGAGGCTGCTGGCTCTGATTGTATTGGAAAAGTTCAAAGAAAGGGGATCGGATGATTGTTCCCGTCTTTTGAGCAAGATATTTGATGCTGCCGACAAGATTCAAAACAGAAAAGACAGATCGAAATCACTGGAGGATATTTTTGTGATGTGCCTGACGGAAAATTACCTGGAAAAGATTGGAAAATTTTTAAGAACTTCATTTTTGCATCCTGAACTGTCGAGGGATTCGGCAAGCGCCCTTTACAATGCACTTATACAGACGAGTTATCAGGACAGAATGAGAATTATAGAATCAATGCGTATATTTTTTCCTGTTTTCTCAGGAACAGCAACCCGTCTGGCTTTGATTTCGCTTGTCAAAGCGGGTGAGATGTCTTCTGTCTCGGAAATACTAAAAACAGTTCCCGAACTCTCCCGCTGCCGGACCGGAAATTACTGATTCTGAAGTCTTTGAATAATTATCAAATATGATGCCGGTCCAGGATGCCGTTCCATGTGTTGGAAACCACGAGGGAAGCCAGTTCGAGATCCACTTTGGTAAAGGGCGGAGTCTGCTTGTTGTGCAAAGATATGATGCCTATCAAATCGTCGTTTTCGTCGAAAAGAGGGTAGACCATGATGGATTTGTTTTTGTAGTGTTTCCATCCGCTGACGTTTATTTCTTTTTCCTCTGAAATGTCGCTTATGAGAACCGGTTCTTTTTTTGTCATGACCCTTTCGAGTATGGAGCCCTCTTTTAAAGGGAAAGGGATTTTGTCCGGAGTGTGACCTTTGTCCAGCGCGTCGAGAAGAACGAGCCCATTTTCCTTCACGAGAAAGAGACTGCCTCCGTCGGATGCCATTTTCTTCGCGATCTCGGAAAGAAGATCTTTTCCTATTTCGTTGAGTTTTGAGCGCAAAATCACTTTTTTGGAAGATCTGACAATTTCCTTGAGCTTCAGGTTGATGTTTTCCAGTTCTTCGTTTTTCGCTTTCAGCTGTTCAATGAAATTCCTTCTTTCAGTTACGTCTCTTATTATCGCCTGAAGGATGTCCTCCCCGCCTATGAATATCCTGTTTAGGCTGACCTCGCAATAGATCTTGGAGCCGTCTTTTTTTAAAAACTGCCAGTCGAAATTCTGGGAGCGGTCTTTGAAGGTCTGTTCTATGAATGACTCTATCGCCTCTTTTGAATTGCGGCCGCCGGGCTGAATATCAGGAGAGAAATCGGAAAGGAGGCATCCGATTATGTCCTCCTTCCCGCGTCCGAATATTCTGCAGGCCTGTGAGTTGCAGTCAATAATGACGTCTATCATGTGAAAAAGCCCGTCAGGCAGGGATTCGAAAAGCACTCTGTATTTTTTTTCGTTTTCCCAGAGCGCGTTTTCCGACAGTTCCGACTCGCTCCTCAGTTTTTCAAGTTCGGCGATTCTTGCCTCAAGTTCAGAAATCTTTTTGTCTTCCATATTTTTTACTCAGGGAGGGGAAATCCCCTCCCTTTTTGTTCAGTTGATCTTGACCAGTCTAATACTTCTTGAATCTTTCGAAGTCGTCAGATTGACGATGTAAGACCCGCCAGGCAAAATGCTTCCTGTTTCGTCCCTGCCGTCAAAGCTGATCCTCTTAACTCCAGGCATCTGGTGGGAGTCGACAAGCGTTCTTACAAGCCTGCCGCTCATGTCGAAAACACTTATATTTGTGTGACTTTCGTAGGGTAGTTCGAAATTTATCAGCGAATTGTCACTGAAAACAGGGGATGAAGAATAAAATCCGAGAGAAGAAACTGATACATCATTTCCGATCTCTTCCTCAATTCCAGTCGAGAGATTGACAACTATCGCCCTCATGAAATAAGTCTCGTCCCATGAAGACCATCCGGCGTCGTAGTCCCACGCTCTGCCGTTGTCTGCGTAATCGTAACCGTAAACCGGCATATTGGTGCCGTCGTATATCATTCCGACGACGAAGTTAGTGTTTGACGAGTACTGGATGTTGGCAGATGAGATATTCCAGAGGTTCCACTGGTTGTCCACGCCGCCTGTAGCAGTCCAGGATCCGGCTTCTGAGCCGGGCTGGCTTCCTGTCCAGTTCCAGACTTTGAGGTTGAAGTTGTTGTTGCCGCTATTATTTGTTTGTAAATATATCTTTGCGTAAAGGAGTCTGTACGTTCCTCTTGTCGCGGGCATCGTCATCCTGTTGGCAGAACCGGCTCCCGCGCCGGACCAGTAATAACCGCTGGTCGGTGTCCCGTCGTCGTATATCAGTTCTGTCGTGTCTCCGCCCGGACCTCCTCCTCCCTGAAGGGCGGCTTGGGCGTTTATTCTTCCGGCGCCCATGTAGCCGCTGTTGTAGTAAGAACAACCAGTCATAGGGTCGCAGGAGTTGTAGAGCCTGTCTCTTATCTGGGTGTTGGTCTCGGATGGAAACTGGCATCTGACAAGAGTGGCGAGGCCTGCCGTAATCGGACACGCCATAGAAGTTCCGTCCATATATGTATACTGACTAAAAGGTACAGTAGAGTATATGTTTGTGCCTGGGGCGGAGATATCTACCCACGTTCCGTAGTTGGAAAAGCTCGCTTTTTGGTCATTCGAATTTGTTGCGGCGACAGCTATGACATTGGAGTAATATGCCGGATAAACGGGAGTGCTGACGTTGTCGTTCGCCGCCGCGGCGAATGCGATGACGTCGTAGTTATTGAAGGCGTCGTTGATGGCAGATTCTATTGAGGAGCTTGGAGAATACCCGCCCCAGCTCATAGACAGAGCGTCGGCGCCGTTCTGAGATGCGAAATAGATACCCTGCGTGAGAGCGGTCGTATAAAGCTGGGTTCTGACGCCTATCAAGCCTATGTTGAATCCTATCGAAGCGACTCCGGTTCCGTTGTTTCCTTTGGCGGCGGCGCAGCCCGAGCAGTGAGTCCCGTGGCTTTCGCTCGTGTTCGGCGGAGTGGGATCGCTGTCCATGTCTGCGTAATCGTATCCGGTCATATAGTTCGGAGACAGGTCTTCGTGACCCATTTCAACCGCGTCGTCTACTATGGCGACTATCTTGCCGTGACTGCCGGTCTGAATGTCCCACGCCGCGGAGGCGCTTATCTTAGGAAGAAACCACTGATATGTGTAGTAAGGATCGTTAGGAGTGAGGAAAGGCTCCCATCCGGTGCTGTGTTTGTTAGTAAAAGCTTCCATTCTATAGTTTGGTTCAGCGAATTCGACTTCGGCACAAGATCTGAATGCGTTTACTGACGACATCGCCATCTGGTCAGATGAACAGACGAAAACATAGATCATGTCGAGGCCGTAATCGATGTTTTTCGTGTTGTCATAATCCGGAATGAGCTGTCGGAATGATTGTACCTGATGCTCGGTGAAAACGGCGTCAAGAGAAGCGTAACCGCTTCTGAGGAACGTATTGTCCGATTCGAAAGAGACTGAATTTCTCAGATCAGTCCTGAATTTGACTATTACTTCGCCGTCCTTGTGGAGCATTTCAGCCGAAAGAACGGACGCAAAAAGAGCAATCGCAAGAAACACGCGCATCATTTTCACAAAAGCCTCCCTTTGTTCAGTCGCAGAAGTTAAACTGTTTTTTTTCAGCGACTTAATGTTATAATTTTACCTCAAAAATATCAAGGTGAAATAACGGAGGAATCATGTCTGAAAATACCAAGAAAATCGGGATTCTTACAGGAGGGGGAGATTGTCCGGGGCTGAACGCTGTCATAAGAGGGGTCGCCAAATCGGCAATGAACCTCCGAGGGATGAAAGTAATCGGTATAGAAGACGGATTTGAGGGCTTCGTAGAATCAAAAAAAATCGATCTGGACGAACAATCGGTTTCAGGGATTATAAACATCGGCGGCACGATTCTCGGTTCTTCAAACAAGGCCGACCCTTTCCGCTATCCTGTGACAATGCCTGACGGCAAGGTAAACGTGACCGACTCCTCCAAACAGGTACTGTTTAATTACCAAAAGTGGGAGCTCGACGCTGTTGTCGCCATAGGAGGCGACGGCACGATGAACATTGCAAAAAAACTCCAGGACGCGGGGATGAACATTGTCGGAGTGCCTAAAACAATAGACAACGACTTGCAGGGCACGGACGTAACTTTCGGATTTATGACGGCCGTAGACATAGCGACGGAAGCAATAGACAGGCTTCACACAACTGCTTCTTCGCACCACAGAGTCATGGTAATAGAGGTCATGGGCAGATACGCCGGCTGGATAGCTCTCGAGGCTGGACTCGCCGGCGGAGGAGACATCATTCTCATTCCCGAGATACCGTTTCAATGGGAAGCTGTTTTCGACAAGGTCAAAACGAGGAGCAGAAAAGGGAAAAGATTCAGTATTGTAGTAGTCGCTGAAGGCGCTCACGCCGAAAACGAAGAACTCGTCGTCAAGGGGCAGGACCCGACGAGAACGGACCCAAAAAGACTCGGAGGCGTGGGAAATTACGTAGCCGCAAAGATTACTGAAAACACAGGGCTTGAGACGAGAGTCACGGTTCTGGGACATCTTCAGAGGGGAGGATCTCCAAACGCTTTTGACAGAATCCTTTCTACCAGGTTCGGAACGGAGGCCTCCGATCTGATAGACAGAAACGAATACGGAAAAATGGTGGCGCTCAGGGGCCAGGATATAGTCGCTATCCCTTTGAAAGAAGCCATAAACGGACTGAAACTGGTTCCTCCCGGCGGCAAACTCGTCCATTGTGCCAAGTCCGTCGGAACTTGCCTCGGTATCACCGATTGACCCTTGACATAAGGAACCGATCGATTACTTTTCAGATAAAACGGAGGAAAAATGGAAAGGCTGACAAAAGAAACTTTTAAGGTTAAAGTTTTCGACTACGAAAAAGAAGGCGATGTCCTGTCAATTAATCCTTTGCCCTGCATAGTTGATTTCTACGCCGATTGGTGCGGACCGTGCAAAATTTTAAAACCTGTTCTTGAAGAAATAGCCCGTGAGTACGAAGGAAAAATAAGCATCTATTCAGTCGACACGGAAGAACAGCAGGAACTGGCCGCGGCTTTTGGAAT from candidate division WOR-3 bacterium carries:
- a CDS encoding ATP-dependent 6-phosphofructokinase; its protein translation is MSENTKKIGILTGGGDCPGLNAVIRGVAKSAMNLRGMKVIGIEDGFEGFVESKKIDLDEQSVSGIINIGGTILGSSNKADPFRYPVTMPDGKVNVTDSSKQVLFNYQKWELDAVVAIGGDGTMNIAKKLQDAGMNIVGVPKTIDNDLQGTDVTFGFMTAVDIATEAIDRLHTTASSHHRVMVIEVMGRYAGWIALEAGLAGGGDIILIPEIPFQWEAVFDKVKTRSRKGKRFSIVVVAEGAHAENEELVVKGQDPTRTDPKRLGGVGNYVAAKITENTGLETRVTVLGHLQRGGSPNAFDRILSTRFGTEASDLIDRNEYGKMVALRGQDIVAIPLKEAINGLKLVPPGGKLVHCAKSVGTCLGITD
- the trxA gene encoding thioredoxin; its protein translation is MERLTKETFKVKVFDYEKEGDVLSINPLPCIVDFYADWCGPCKILKPVLEEIAREYEGKISIYSVDTEEQQELAAAFGIQSIPSLLFVPRGEKPQMAMGALPKPALEKAIKDVLKVNAV